In Chitinophaga nivalis, a single genomic region encodes these proteins:
- a CDS encoding hydroxypyruvate isomerase family protein encodes MHEDNSLRDMLKEKSATAFAPTLSAAATNTPLNGKINHSVCAWCYDMPLEDLCREARQIGIPAIDLVEPTDFHILQKYDLTCALVATNGPEWGITKGFNTPAHHDALVTYFKYYIDETAKAGFSNVVCFSGNRNGMDDQQGLENCVKGLQRIISYAEKKKVTLVMELLNSKVDHPDYQCDHTAWGVALCESIGSPNFRLLYDIYHMQIMEGDVIRHIRQHHACFAHYHTGGVPGRNEIDTTQELYYPAIMKAIYETGFKGYVAQEFVPAGPDKIASLRQAIQICDIS; translated from the coding sequence ATGCACGAGGACAACTCCCTCCGCGATATGCTCAAAGAAAAGTCTGCCACAGCATTCGCTCCCACGTTATCAGCAGCAGCAACCAATACGCCGCTCAATGGAAAAATCAACCACTCCGTGTGCGCCTGGTGTTATGACATGCCCCTGGAAGATCTTTGCAGGGAAGCCCGGCAAATCGGTATTCCGGCAATCGACCTGGTGGAACCAACAGATTTCCATATCCTGCAAAAGTATGACCTTACCTGCGCCCTGGTAGCCACCAACGGCCCGGAATGGGGGATTACAAAAGGGTTTAACACGCCCGCCCACCATGACGCCCTGGTAACCTATTTCAAATATTATATCGACGAAACAGCCAAAGCCGGATTTTCCAATGTGGTTTGTTTCTCTGGTAACCGCAACGGCATGGACGACCAGCAAGGGCTGGAAAATTGTGTCAAAGGCCTGCAGCGCATTATCAGTTATGCAGAAAAGAAAAAGGTCACCCTTGTCATGGAGTTGCTGAACAGTAAAGTAGATCATCCGGATTATCAGTGCGATCATACTGCCTGGGGGGTAGCCCTTTGTGAATCAATAGGTTCTCCTAATTTCAGGCTGCTGTATGACATCTACCATATGCAGATTATGGAAGGAGATGTGATCCGGCATATCCGGCAGCACCACGCCTGTTTTGCACATTACCATACCGGCGGCGTACCTGGCAGGAATGAAATTGATACCACCCAGGAACTGTATTACCCGGCTATTATGAAAGCGATTTACGAAACAGGTTTTAAAGGGTATGTGGCCCAGGAATTCGTACCAGCCGGCCCTGACAAGATCGCGTCCCTGCGCCAGGCCATACAGATCTGCGATATCAGTTAA
- a CDS encoding amino acid permease codes for MKQYYKKPLSWLLKESADESKDTLKRTLSGFQLVMLGLGVIIGAGLFSLTGLAAGNNAGPAVTLSFVVAAVGCAFAGLCYAEFASMIPVAGSAYTYAYTTMGELFAWIIGWDLVLEFSVGAATVSISWSNYLVEFLKGYNIIVPAQLVHSPFETFQLADGTLAHGYLNLPAALVVILMSFILMRGTKGSAIWNAVVVSLKVGVVLVFIALGWKYIQPANLTPYIPANNGEFGHFGFSGIIRGAGVVFFVFLGFDIVSTAAQETKNPRRNMPIGILGSLAICTVLFILFSHVMTGLAPYTEFKNSGAPVAVAIGHTPFKWLGQVIMLAIIIGYTSVIMVDLWGQSRVFYSMSKDGLLPKIFSDIHPRYRTPWKSNILFCIFISLFAALVPIKVVGEMTSIGTLLAFVIVCAGVWIMRYSMPDAPRAFKTPWVPFVPIMGILTCVGMMVFLPLDTWLRLIIWMAIGMVIYFAYGKKHSKVRKHEAGNDQNFQS; via the coding sequence ATGAAACAGTACTACAAAAAGCCTTTATCATGGCTGCTTAAAGAATCGGCAGACGAGAGCAAGGATACCCTTAAACGTACGCTTAGTGGTTTTCAGCTGGTCATGCTGGGGCTGGGCGTTATCATCGGTGCGGGGCTCTTTTCCCTGACCGGATTAGCCGCCGGCAACAATGCCGGTCCGGCCGTAACACTTTCATTTGTAGTAGCAGCGGTAGGCTGCGCCTTTGCCGGCCTGTGTTATGCAGAATTTGCGTCTATGATTCCCGTAGCAGGAAGCGCATATACCTATGCCTATACCACTATGGGAGAACTGTTTGCCTGGATCATCGGGTGGGATCTGGTACTGGAGTTTTCCGTAGGGGCGGCAACAGTATCTATCAGCTGGTCTAATTACCTGGTGGAGTTCCTGAAAGGCTATAATATTATCGTACCGGCGCAGCTGGTGCATTCTCCGTTTGAAACCTTCCAGCTGGCAGATGGTACGCTCGCACACGGATATCTGAATCTGCCTGCTGCCCTGGTGGTTATTTTAATGTCCTTTATCCTGATGCGCGGTACCAAAGGTTCTGCCATCTGGAATGCCGTGGTGGTATCCTTAAAAGTAGGGGTGGTACTGGTATTTATCGCCCTGGGATGGAAGTATATACAACCAGCTAACCTGACCCCTTATATACCCGCCAACAACGGAGAATTCGGGCATTTTGGTTTCTCCGGTATTATCCGGGGCGCCGGGGTTGTATTCTTTGTGTTCCTGGGATTTGATATCGTGAGTACAGCTGCACAGGAAACCAAAAATCCCCGTCGGAATATGCCTATCGGGATATTAGGCTCTCTGGCCATCTGTACTGTGCTCTTCATACTGTTCAGCCACGTCATGACCGGACTGGCGCCGTATACCGAATTTAAGAACAGCGGAGCGCCCGTGGCAGTAGCCATTGGACATACTCCTTTCAAATGGCTTGGTCAGGTGATTATGCTGGCCATTATCATTGGGTATACGTCTGTCATCATGGTGGATCTCTGGGGACAATCCCGCGTATTTTACTCCATGTCCAAAGATGGACTGTTGCCTAAAATATTTTCAGACATACATCCCCGGTACCGTACCCCGTGGAAATCCAATATCCTGTTTTGTATTTTCATCAGTTTATTTGCCGCACTGGTCCCGATTAAAGTAGTAGGGGAGATGACCAGCATTGGTACCCTCCTCGCATTTGTAATCGTTTGTGCCGGCGTGTGGATCATGCGGTATTCCATGCCGGATGCACCCCGCGCGTTCAAAACACCCTGGGTACCTTTCGTTCCTATCATGGGTATCCTTACCTGTGTAGGCATGATGGTATTTCTGCCACTGGACACCTGGCTGCGCCTGATCATCTGGATGGCTATCGGCATGGTGATTTATTTCGCTTATGGTAAGAAACACAGTAAAGTGCGGAAACATGAAGCGGGCAACGATCAGAATTTCCAGTCCTGA